In Dama dama isolate Ldn47 chromosome 20, ASM3311817v1, whole genome shotgun sequence, a single window of DNA contains:
- the LOC133074550 gene encoding serine/arginine-rich splicing factor 3-like, whose amino-acid sequence MHCDSCPLDCKVYVGNLGDNGNKTELERAFGYYGSLLSVWVARNSPGFAFVEFEDPRDAADAVRELDGRTLCGCRVGVEQSNGEKRSRNRGPPPSWGCGPPPSWGRRPGDDYRRRSPPPRRRSPRRRSFSHSRSRSLSRDRRRERSLSRERNHKPSRSFSRSCSRFRSNERKEIDQFARGVAYRK is encoded by the coding sequence ATGCATTGTGATTcctgtcccttggactgtaaagtTTATGTAGGTAATCTTGGAGACAATGGTAACAAGACTGAATTGGAACGAGCTTTTGGCTATTATGGATCGCTCCTAAGTGTGTGGGTTGCTAGAAACTCTCCCGGCTTTGCTTTTGTTGAATTTGAAGATCCCCGAGATGCAGCTGATGCTGTCCGAGAGCTAGATGGGAGAACACTGTGTGGCTGCCGAGTAGGAGTGGAACAATCTAATGGTGAGAAGAGAAGTCGTAATCGTGGACCACCTCCTTCCTGGGGTTGTGGACCACCTCCTTCTTGGGGTCGTCGCCCTGGAGATGATTATAGGAGGAGGAGTCCTCCACCTCGACGCAGATCTCCAAGACGGAGAAGCTTCTCCCACAGCCGGAGCAGGTCCCTTTCTAGAgacaggagaagagagagatcaCTGTCCCGGGAGAGAAATCACAAGCCATCCCGATCTTTCTCTAGGTCTTGTAGCCGATTTAGgtcaaatgaaagaaaggaaatagacCAGTTTGCAAGAGGAGTGGCGTACAGGAAATAA